A window of the Gossypium hirsutum isolate 1008001.06 chromosome A05, Gossypium_hirsutum_v2.1, whole genome shotgun sequence genome harbors these coding sequences:
- the LOC121228993 gene encoding uncharacterized protein: MLNCKATSTPVAIGGKLSSQGDFEKVSESTYRSLVGCLLYLIASRPDIMFAVSLLSRFMHCCNEKHFQTAKRVLRVELIGESIDLQGSKVRRIAIGCVIGSRAQLIVLDAAISQDDLIDHMRSCPYYMPFTCTIETRLVFHPPAIAHYTAG, encoded by the exons ATGCTGAATTGCAAAGCAACAAGTACACCAGTTGCCATTGGAGGGAAACTATCAAGCCAAGGCGATTTTGAGAAGGTTAGTGAATCAACCTATAGAAGTCTAGTTGGATGTTTGCTCTATTTAATTGCCTCTAGACCAGACATTATGTTTGCTGTAAGTTTGCTTTCAAGATTCATGCATTGCTGCAATGAAAAGCACTTCCAAACTGCCAAAAGAGTGCTCAG GGTTGAACTTATTGGTGAGAGTATTGATCTTCAAGGTTCAAAAGTGAGGAGAATTGCCATAGGGTGTGTGATAG GTTCTCGAGCTCAA CTTATTGTACTAGATGCTGCCATCTCTCAGGATGATCTTATTGATCATATGCGGTCTTGCCCATATTACATGCCTTTCACATGCACTATTGAAACAAGGTTAGTTTTCCATCCTCCTGCCATTGCTCACTATACTGCTGGCTAA